One stretch of Nitratiruptor tergarcus DSM 16512 DNA includes these proteins:
- the dnaJ gene encoding molecular chaperone DnaJ: MVDIDYYEILEVDRNATFDEIKKAYRKLALKYHPDRNPDNKEAEEKFKLINEAYQVLSDEEKRALYDRYGKSGLENQGFQGFDNTSYEDIMDFFESVFGQTFGGGFGQRRKQEEKYPLDLAIEVEISFEEALFGTKKEISYRYKVPCEECKGTGAKGGILTTCPECHGRGQIYYRQGFMTFSQTCPRCHGTGESAQEKCPKCAGRGYAINEETITIEIPEGIDNENRIRVQAKGNLSPSGLRGDLYINVYVKEDEHFVRYNDDIYMEVPVFFTQAALGETITIPTPRGERELQLHVGTKDKEQFIFKGEGFKNIHTGRKGNLIAQVKLIFPKKLTDEQKELLHKLQDSFGVESKPHEEKFSSIFEKVKSWFKK, translated from the coding sequence TTGGTAGATATCGATTATTACGAAATTTTAGAAGTTGACAGAAACGCCACATTTGATGAGATAAAAAAAGCGTATCGCAAACTTGCTCTCAAATACCACCCCGATCGCAATCCAGATAACAAAGAGGCAGAAGAGAAGTTTAAACTTATTAATGAAGCCTATCAAGTTTTAAGCGATGAAGAAAAAAGAGCACTCTATGATAGGTATGGTAAAAGTGGCCTAGAAAATCAAGGCTTTCAAGGGTTTGATAATACCAGCTACGAAGATATTATGGACTTTTTTGAATCAGTATTTGGTCAAACTTTTGGTGGTGGTTTTGGGCAAAGAAGAAAGCAGGAAGAGAAGTATCCTTTAGATCTAGCTATTGAAGTGGAAATATCATTTGAAGAAGCCCTCTTTGGAACAAAAAAAGAGATCTCATACCGCTATAAAGTACCATGCGAAGAGTGTAAAGGTACCGGAGCAAAAGGCGGAATTCTCACAACCTGTCCTGAGTGTCATGGTAGAGGACAGATCTATTACCGTCAAGGATTTATGACATTTTCACAAACTTGCCCTCGCTGCCATGGAACTGGAGAAAGCGCACAAGAGAAGTGTCCAAAATGCGCCGGAAGAGGGTATGCCATAAATGAAGAGACAATAACAATCGAAATTCCAGAAGGAATAGATAACGAAAATCGTATCCGTGTACAGGCAAAAGGAAATCTCTCTCCTTCAGGTCTGCGAGGAGATCTCTACATCAATGTCTATGTAAAAGAGGATGAGCATTTTGTACGCTACAATGACGATATATATATGGAAGTACCTGTCTTTTTTACCCAAGCGGCATTAGGAGAAACCATCACTATTCCTACTCCTCGTGGAGAGCGAGAACTGCAACTTCATGTAGGTACAAAAGATAAGGAGCAGTTTATTTTCAAAGGCGAAGGTTTCAAAAATATCCATACCGGTCGCAAAGGTAATCTCATTGCACAGGTAAAACTCATTTTTCCCAAAAAACTCACAGATGAGCAAAAAGAGCTTCTTCATAAACTGCAAGACTCATTTGGGGTAGAGAGCAAACCTCACGAAGAGAAATTCTCATCAATTTTTGAAAAAGTTAAAAGCTGGTTCAAAAAATAA
- a CDS encoding sulfite exporter TauE/SafE family protein, whose translation MELIAVGIIVGFLSGFFGIGGGTILVPILMYLGFDIKEAVGISVTQMVFSSLFGSYLNFKKNIFKIHEGLALGIGGFLGALGSGYFVSIVSSRVLEWMFLGFVSYAMYRFFRSPVTHDGAKDIPPVLIFFVGVFIGLFAISIGVGGSILVTPILVGFFHLDVKKAASMGLFFVIFSSISGFVSLSLFGHIDYLHGFLVGASSLLGVFFGIKAAHAIERKKFKKALIGIYTVILVLVVKKIFF comes from the coding sequence ATGGAATTGATAGCGGTCGGAATTATTGTCGGTTTTCTCTCCGGTTTTTTTGGTATAGGTGGTGGGACAATTTTAGTGCCAATACTGATGTATCTTGGGTTTGATATTAAAGAGGCTGTAGGAATTTCTGTTACCCAGATGGTCTTTAGCTCTCTGTTTGGATCGTATCTCAATTTCAAAAAAAATATTTTTAAAATCCATGAAGGTTTGGCATTAGGTATAGGAGGATTTTTAGGAGCTCTTGGCAGTGGATATTTTGTAAGCATTGTTTCAAGCAGAGTACTTGAGTGGATGTTTTTAGGATTTGTAAGTTATGCGATGTATCGTTTTTTTCGATCTCCTGTGACACACGATGGAGCAAAAGATATTCCTCCGGTTTTAATCTTTTTTGTAGGAGTATTTATTGGGCTTTTTGCTATTAGTATCGGTGTTGGAGGAAGTATATTAGTAACGCCTATTTTAGTCGGTTTTTTTCATCTTGATGTGAAAAAAGCTGCATCTATGGGCCTCTTTTTTGTGATTTTCTCTTCAATAAGTGGTTTTGTGAGCTTGAGCCTCTTTGGCCATATAGACTATTTGCATGGATTTTTAGTGGGTGCTAGTTCACTTTTGGGTGTCTTTTTTGGTATAAAAGCAGCACATGCAATAGAGAGAAAAAAATTTAAAAAAGCGCTTATTGGAATATATACAGTGATTTTGGTGCTTGTTGTAAAAAAGATATTTTTCTGA
- the ccsA gene encoding cytochrome c biogenesis protein — MLKSLQKSFFSIKSAVIMMFIFAVSIGIATFIENDYGTQTAWALVYTAKWFEILLVLLSLNLLYNIFRFRLFRKDKFFTGLFHLAFIVIIIGAAVTRYFGYEGTMHIREGSQSNTILSARTYLQIEAKKGKNFYSYAEPIYLSKIGSNTYKRKIAIGDEKIEVELLRYIPNATYTIVADKNGKATVKLVFSAGGGRVEKILQKGQSVDIGDAVITFDKEIKINKPVITITQKEGKLYIKAPFHIKRMVMGSMQEENFAPSEDVPFEKGHLYAIAGLNIVLKNFQPHAKVELQSKNPLAKNSPHDDALILRVKSTKGEKIVTLFGKSGREGEPVHVKLGDLELTLSYGARRIQLPFALKLRDFQLERYPGSMSPSSYASEVTVVDGNKSFDYRIYMNHVLDYKGYRFFQSSYDMDEKGTILSVNHDPGTLITYIGYLLLAVGMLLHFFMPQSRFQKLARLTKRVQEQRESMLLKNFALIAFLILGMSGYAADNPLEVAKKISKTHADKFGEKILVQDNSGRIEPIDTLSRKVLAKIARKEELYGLDANQFFLGMTVKPEIFQKIKMIYVHHPAIKKIIGLNPNEKYATFNDFFDMSKDGAYKLLQYVQKATAKKPGARDQFDKDVIKVDERVNVAYMVYTGALLRIIPNNKDKNRKWVTPIEAMKSFAPKEAELVRLIMASYFQNVENGIKTGDWSKADKSLDVIADYQKYYGSDLIPPKSKIKAELLYNKLDIFNRLVPYYMLIGFILLILILINLINPRFNIKWIVRVGVVLIFLGFMAQTFGMALRWYVAGHAPWSNGYESMVYISWATIFAGFFFAKKSPIAFAATSLLGGLILFVAHLNWLDPQITNLVPVLKSYWLMIHVSVITASYGFLGLSALLAFVVLILFIFVNENNKDLMELTFKELTYINEMSLIIGLVLVTLGNFLGGVWANESWGRYWGWDPKETWAAVTILVYACIEHVRLIPKMNKLFLYNVLALLGYSSVIMTYFGVNFYLSGLHSYAQGDPVPIPQWVYWAIGIIFAIIAAAYYKKQKYNIDIRI, encoded by the coding sequence ATGCTCAAATCTTTGCAAAAAAGCTTCTTCTCCATAAAATCAGCTGTCATAATGATGTTTATTTTTGCTGTAAGTATTGGAATTGCTACGTTTATTGAAAATGACTATGGCACGCAAACAGCGTGGGCTTTGGTTTATACAGCAAAATGGTTTGAGATTTTATTGGTGCTTTTAAGTCTTAATCTCCTTTACAATATTTTCAGATTTCGGCTTTTTCGCAAAGACAAATTTTTTACTGGGCTATTTCATTTAGCATTTATTGTAATAATAATTGGTGCTGCTGTAACGCGCTATTTTGGCTATGAAGGCACAATGCATATACGAGAAGGCTCTCAAAGCAATACAATCCTAAGTGCTCGTACCTATTTGCAAATAGAAGCTAAAAAAGGAAAAAATTTTTATTCTTATGCAGAACCAATCTATCTCTCAAAAATTGGCAGCAACACTTATAAGAGAAAAATAGCAATAGGCGATGAAAAAATAGAGGTAGAGCTTTTACGCTATATACCAAATGCCACATATACAATAGTTGCAGATAAAAATGGTAAAGCCACAGTAAAACTTGTATTCTCAGCTGGGGGTGGAAGAGTAGAAAAGATTCTCCAAAAGGGGCAATCAGTAGATATTGGTGATGCAGTTATTACTTTTGATAAAGAGATAAAAATCAATAAACCTGTTATAACAATTACACAAAAAGAGGGAAAGCTTTATATCAAAGCCCCTTTTCATATCAAGCGAATGGTAATGGGCTCGATGCAAGAAGAAAATTTTGCACCTAGTGAGGATGTTCCATTTGAAAAAGGACATCTCTACGCAATTGCAGGGCTCAATATTGTTCTCAAAAACTTCCAACCCCATGCAAAAGTGGAGCTGCAAAGCAAAAATCCACTGGCAAAAAACTCTCCTCATGATGATGCACTTATTTTACGTGTAAAAAGTACTAAGGGTGAAAAGATTGTAACGCTCTTTGGTAAAAGTGGACGAGAAGGGGAGCCTGTACATGTGAAGTTGGGAGATTTGGAATTGACGCTGAGCTATGGGGCAAGACGCATACAACTTCCTTTTGCGCTGAAACTGCGCGATTTTCAGCTGGAGCGCTATCCAGGCTCCATGAGTCCAAGCTCTTATGCGAGTGAAGTGACAGTAGTAGATGGAAACAAGAGTTTTGATTATAGGATCTATATGAACCATGTGCTTGATTACAAAGGATATAGATTTTTTCAAAGTTCTTACGATATGGATGAAAAAGGCACCATTCTTTCAGTGAATCATGATCCTGGAACTCTCATTACATATATCGGATACCTTCTTTTAGCTGTTGGTATGTTATTGCACTTTTTTATGCCGCAAAGTCGTTTTCAAAAGTTAGCACGTTTGACAAAAAGAGTGCAAGAACAGCGTGAAAGTATGTTACTGAAAAATTTTGCTCTCATTGCTTTTCTGATACTTGGCATGTCTGGATATGCAGCTGATAATCCTCTCGAAGTTGCAAAAAAGATAAGCAAAACTCATGCTGACAAATTTGGAGAAAAGATTTTAGTGCAAGATAATAGCGGAAGAATTGAGCCGATAGATACACTTTCTCGCAAAGTACTTGCCAAAATTGCTCGCAAAGAGGAGCTTTATGGTCTTGATGCAAATCAGTTCTTTTTAGGCATGACTGTAAAGCCAGAGATTTTTCAAAAGATAAAGATGATCTATGTTCATCATCCAGCTATTAAAAAAATTATAGGTCTCAATCCAAATGAGAAGTATGCTACTTTTAACGATTTTTTCGATATGAGCAAAGATGGGGCATATAAGTTACTGCAATATGTGCAAAAAGCGACTGCCAAGAAACCGGGTGCAAGAGATCAATTTGATAAAGATGTGATTAAAGTAGATGAGAGAGTCAATGTGGCTTATATGGTCTATACCGGAGCGCTTTTGCGTATCATTCCAAATAATAAAGATAAAAACCGTAAATGGGTAACTCCAATTGAAGCAATGAAGAGTTTTGCTCCGAAAGAGGCTGAATTGGTACGACTTATAATGGCAAGCTATTTTCAAAATGTAGAAAATGGTATTAAAACTGGTGATTGGAGTAAAGCAGACAAATCTTTGGATGTTATAGCCGATTATCAAAAATATTATGGCTCAGATCTTATTCCGCCAAAAAGTAAAATAAAAGCAGAGCTTCTTTACAACAAACTCGATATTTTCAACAGGCTCGTGCCATACTATATGCTTATAGGTTTTATTCTGCTTATTCTCATACTTATCAATCTCATCAATCCTCGGTTTAATATCAAATGGATTGTACGAGTTGGCGTTGTGCTTATCTTTTTGGGTTTTATGGCGCAGACTTTTGGAATGGCACTGCGCTGGTATGTTGCAGGGCATGCGCCTTGGAGTAATGGATATGAATCGATGGTCTATATCTCGTGGGCTACTATTTTTGCAGGATTTTTCTTTGCAAAAAAGAGTCCGATAGCATTTGCCGCTACGTCACTTTTAGGTGGTTTGATTCTCTTTGTAGCACATCTCAACTGGCTTGATCCTCAAATCACTAACCTTGTTCCAGTACTTAAATCCTACTGGCTGATGATACATGTTTCAGTCATTACTGCTAGCTATGGCTTTTTAGGTCTCAGTGCTCTTCTAGCTTTTGTGGTTTTAATACTCTTTATTTTTGTCAATGAGAATAATAAAGATTTAATGGAGCTTACATTCAAAGAGCTAACATATATTAATGAGATGAGTCTCATTATTGGGCTTGTTCTTGTAACGCTTGGAAACTTTCTTGGTGGTGTCTGGGCAAATGAGAGTTGGGGAAGGTATTGGGGATGGGATCCCAAAGAGACTTGGGCTGCTGTAACCATCTTAGTATATGCCTGTATAGAGCATGTACGCTTGATACCAAAAATGAATAAACTATTTTTATATAATGTATTGGCGCTTCTTGGATATTCAAGTGTTATCATGACCTATTTTGGAGTAAATTTTTACTTAAGTGGATTGCACTCATACGCTCAAGGAGATCCTGTGCCAATTCCACAGTGGGTTTATTGGGCAATTGGAATAATCTTTGCAATAATCGCTGCAGCCTACTATAAAAAACAAAAATACAATATAGATATAAGAATATAA
- the recR gene encoding recombination mediator RecR — translation MKRGIKKFYKLVAALETLPSIGKKSATKLAFHLVLQNPMDAMKLAHAIEDAVSSIHKCSQCGGISEDELCYICSDDLRDQQTLCIVESAKDIYIIEESGEYNGLYFVFEGLNQTNLDKLKNLVTIKKIQEIIFAFTPSIQNDALILYIEDQLQEYAIKFTKIAQGVPTGVNLENVDTLSLSKAIAERVEI, via the coding sequence TTGAAAAGAGGAATTAAGAAGTTCTATAAACTTGTAGCAGCACTTGAAACCTTGCCAAGTATCGGCAAAAAGAGTGCTACAAAACTAGCTTTCCATCTTGTACTTCAAAATCCTATGGATGCTATGAAACTTGCCCACGCAATCGAAGATGCCGTAAGCTCGATTCATAAATGTTCGCAATGTGGCGGTATTAGTGAAGATGAGCTCTGTTATATCTGTAGTGATGATTTGCGCGATCAGCAGACTCTATGTATAGTAGAGAGTGCAAAAGATATCTATATCATCGAGGAGAGTGGGGAATATAATGGTCTCTACTTTGTCTTTGAAGGACTCAACCAGACAAATCTTGATAAGCTTAAAAATCTCGTTACAATAAAAAAGATACAAGAGATTATTTTTGCTTTTACACCCTCGATTCAAAATGATGCACTTATACTCTATATCGAGGATCAGCTCCAAGAGTATGCCATAAAATTTACAAAAATCGCCCAAGGTGTTCCAACCGGTGTAAATCTTGAAAATGTGGACACACTTTCCCTTTCCAAAGCTATTGCTGAGCGTGTAGAAATTTAA
- the polA gene encoding DNA polymerase I: MKTLTIIDTFGFFFRSFYALPPLKSKQGFPTGLLTGFINFINNLVAEEKSDYIVFALDSEGPSFRAAIDPNYKAQRPTPPEDLQKQLPIAIDWIEKMGFKTLQKEGFEADDIIASLVKCAKQMGIKVKIVSHDKDLYQLIDDEKVVLYDPIKKEEIDEKRAEQKFGVPVKLIGDYLALVGDSADNIPGVKGIGPKTAAKLLNTYGSLDAIYAHIDEVTPPRVRTLLEQGKESAYLSRKLITLRDDVFDSCSLEDYHLPQINPIVKIADELMEYDITAILRKLKATPLIKKSQTQIEFKAICLDNEEELFKVIDTIPQGAIVAFDTETDSLDTKVANLIGFSFSFNEERAYYVPIGHNYLGVGQQVSLDSALRAIKRLFTYNIVGHNLKFDLSLIYRYGIEEITDFADTMILAWLSDPGSSVGLDSVAKRVLDYDMIAYKDTVKKGEDFSNVAIDTACRYASEDAVITYKIYFKLLDTLRSQNAAHLIDEAKEVEFPFVNTLIAMERAGIKLDIAFFEKLRKESEERLKELTQKIYELAGGEFNINSTKQLASVLFEKLGLPPLKKTKSGYSTDETTLQALKDKHPIIAYILEYRELFKLKSTYIDPLLKYAKKDTNHRIYTSFVQTGTATGRLASKNPNLQNIPVKTEVGRQIRYGFIAKEGYKLLGIDYSQIELRLLAHFSQDPALVQAFQEDRDIHLETAIKLFGKDAAQAKRNIAKSINFGLIYGMGSRKLAQTLGISAKEAKEIIESYFNAFPTVKNYLASIEDFAKKYGYVETLLRRRRYFDFAAASGAQLAAYLREATNTVFQGSAADLIKMSMNAIDKIIKNEALPTKMLLQIHDELIFEVKEDMAQDLAQRFASIMEHIYPLRVPIKCSIGIAHRWGDLK, from the coding sequence ATGAAGACGCTTACAATCATCGATACCTTCGGTTTTTTCTTTCGCAGTTTCTATGCATTGCCACCATTAAAAAGTAAACAGGGATTTCCCACTGGTCTTTTGACAGGTTTTATCAATTTTATCAATAACTTAGTAGCAGAAGAAAAGAGTGACTATATAGTCTTTGCTCTAGATAGTGAGGGTCCAAGTTTTCGCGCTGCAATTGATCCCAACTACAAAGCTCAGCGCCCCACACCTCCAGAAGATCTGCAAAAGCAGCTTCCTATTGCAATTGACTGGATAGAGAAAATGGGTTTTAAAACATTGCAAAAAGAGGGTTTTGAAGCTGATGATATTATCGCTTCACTGGTAAAATGTGCAAAGCAGATGGGTATAAAAGTCAAAATAGTTTCACACGATAAAGATCTCTACCAGCTAATAGATGATGAAAAAGTGGTACTCTATGATCCTATAAAAAAAGAGGAGATCGATGAAAAGAGGGCTGAGCAAAAATTTGGTGTTCCGGTAAAACTCATCGGGGATTATCTTGCGCTTGTGGGAGATAGTGCAGATAATATTCCAGGAGTCAAAGGTATTGGGCCAAAAACTGCTGCAAAACTTCTCAATACTTACGGATCTCTTGATGCAATCTATGCACACATTGATGAGGTGACACCGCCGCGCGTGAGGACGCTGCTAGAGCAAGGCAAAGAGAGTGCATATCTTAGCAGGAAACTTATTACACTCCGTGATGATGTTTTTGATAGTTGCTCATTAGAAGATTACCATCTGCCTCAGATTAATCCAATAGTAAAAATTGCTGATGAGCTTATGGAATATGATATCACTGCGATTTTACGCAAACTCAAAGCTACACCTCTTATTAAAAAGAGTCAAACACAAATTGAGTTTAAAGCTATCTGCCTTGATAACGAAGAGGAGCTTTTCAAAGTAATAGATACAATACCGCAAGGTGCGATAGTAGCTTTTGATACAGAAACTGACTCTTTGGACACAAAAGTAGCCAATCTTATAGGATTTAGTTTTTCTTTTAATGAAGAGAGGGCATACTATGTACCAATTGGACACAACTATCTTGGAGTAGGACAGCAAGTAAGTTTAGATAGTGCATTGCGAGCTATTAAGAGGCTCTTTACGTATAATATTGTAGGACACAATCTCAAATTTGATCTCTCTTTAATCTATCGCTATGGAATAGAAGAGATTACAGATTTTGCAGATACAATGATTCTTGCATGGCTAAGTGATCCAGGAAGCAGTGTAGGGCTAGATAGTGTGGCAAAGAGAGTACTTGATTATGATATGATTGCCTATAAAGATACAGTAAAGAAGGGTGAAGATTTTAGCAATGTAGCAATAGATACTGCCTGTCGCTACGCTAGTGAAGATGCGGTTATAACTTATAAAATCTATTTTAAATTACTTGATACTCTCCGCTCACAAAATGCAGCCCATCTCATTGATGAAGCAAAGGAGGTGGAGTTTCCTTTTGTCAATACTCTTATAGCGATGGAGAGAGCTGGAATCAAACTTGATATTGCTTTTTTTGAAAAACTACGCAAAGAGAGTGAAGAGCGCCTCAAGGAGCTTACGCAAAAGATTTATGAGCTTGCAGGAGGGGAGTTTAATATCAATTCAACTAAACAGTTAGCAAGCGTGCTTTTTGAAAAACTGGGACTTCCGCCTTTGAAGAAAACAAAGTCTGGCTATAGTACGGATGAAACCACGCTACAGGCACTGAAGGACAAACATCCAATAATAGCCTATATTCTGGAATACCGTGAGCTCTTTAAACTCAAAAGCACCTATATCGATCCACTTCTAAAATATGCTAAAAAAGATACAAATCATCGTATTTACACAAGTTTTGTGCAAACTGGCACCGCTACAGGGAGACTTGCGAGTAAAAATCCAAATTTGCAAAATATTCCAGTGAAAACAGAAGTCGGACGCCAAATCCGGTATGGATTTATTGCTAAAGAGGGGTATAAACTCCTTGGAATCGACTATTCGCAAATAGAGCTGAGACTTTTAGCACACTTTTCACAGGATCCTGCCTTAGTACAAGCTTTTCAAGAAGATCGAGATATCCATTTAGAGACTGCAATAAAGCTTTTTGGTAAAGATGCGGCACAAGCAAAGAGAAATATTGCAAAGAGCATTAATTTTGGTCTTATCTATGGTATGGGAAGTAGAAAACTTGCACAGACTTTAGGAATTAGCGCAAAAGAGGCAAAAGAGATTATTGAGAGCTATTTTAATGCATTTCCTACTGTCAAAAACTACTTAGCAAGTATTGAAGATTTTGCGAAAAAGTATGGATATGTTGAGACTTTACTGCGACGCAGGCGCTACTTTGATTTTGCTGCAGCTAGTGGAGCACAGCTTGCTGCATATTTGCGAGAAGCTACAAATACAGTCTTTCAAGGAAGCGCAGCAGATCTTATAAAAATGAGCATGAATGCTATTGATAAAATTATCAAAAACGAAGCATTGCCTACCAAAATGCTACTGCAAATCCATGATGAGCTTATATTTGAAGTTAAAGAGGATATGGCTCAGGATCTTGCACAAAGATTTGCTTCAATTATGGAGCATATCTATCCGCTGCGGGTACCTATTAAATGCTCTATAGGTATTGCCCATAGATGGGGAGATTTGAAATAG
- the uvrA gene encoding excinuclease ABC subunit UvrA → MNKIKIFGAKQHNLKNINLEIPKNALIVFTGLSGSGKSTLAFDTLYAEGQRRYIESLSSYARQFLDKLDKPEVDKIEGLTPAIAIEQKTTSKNPRSTVGTVTEIYDYLRLLYARVGIQHCHLCGKPISHMTPTDIINEVLKLPHGSKLVITAPLIKEKKGTFTDLIESLRQKGYVRAMIDGVMVRLDEEIELAKTKKHTIKAVIDRVIRKEESATRIADDIEKALKLSYGEVEVEVLNAEEMGVQKHYHFSEHLACFDCKVSFEPLEPLTFSFNSPKGACPECDGLGIRYTLDLQKIIDEHKSIAKGAIKILYGYNKSYYFNFLKAFCESEGIDINTPYENLAEYEKKAILYGSAQAVSFRWKSHNLTRIWPGVVKIAYDMFKDEKELGEYMSEKVCDKCGGHRLKPQSLAVKVAGKGIGEILDMPIEDAYAFFNEESNFAYLTPQKQTIAAPILKEIRERLYFLVDVGLGYLTLGRDARTISGGESQRIRIASQIGSGLTGVMYVLDEPSIGLHERDTLKLIRTLKNLQKKGNTVIVVEHDKETIEAADFIVDIGPGAGKFGGEVVFAGSVGDLKKSDTLTAKYLSGEKKIEYFYRRPQEDWLAIKNVTINNIKNLEVEFPLKNLVAVTGVSGSGKSSLVLQTLLPVAKEALNRAKKVKKIAGVEIEGLEKLDKVIYLDQSPIGRTPRSNPATYTGVMDEIRALFAKTKEAQLRGYGPGRFSFNVPGGRCEKCKGEGELKIEMHFLPDIMIKCDACKGRRYNEQTLEVIYKGKNIADVLAMSVDEALEFFKAIPKIQRKLQTLQDVGLGYITLGQNAVTLSGGEAQRIKLAKELSKKDTGNTLYILDEPTTGLHFADVDRLVKVLHSLVELGNSVIVIEHNLDVIKNADYIIDMGPEGGSKGGKVIAQGTPEEVARNAKKSGSFTGEFLAKELKIE, encoded by the coding sequence ATGAATAAGATAAAAATATTTGGTGCTAAGCAGCACAATCTTAAAAATATTAATCTTGAGATACCAAAAAATGCATTGATTGTTTTTACTGGACTTTCAGGGAGCGGGAAAAGTACGCTCGCTTTTGATACGCTCTATGCTGAAGGGCAGCGGCGCTATATAGAGTCGCTCTCAAGTTATGCACGCCAATTTTTGGATAAGCTCGATAAACCAGAAGTAGATAAGATCGAGGGGCTTACTCCAGCAATTGCTATTGAGCAAAAGACAACGAGTAAAAACCCAAGAAGTACCGTTGGTACAGTCACTGAAATTTACGATTATCTTCGTTTGCTCTATGCAAGAGTAGGTATCCAGCACTGCCACTTGTGTGGCAAACCGATTTCTCACATGACACCAACAGACATTATTAATGAGGTATTAAAACTTCCTCATGGAAGCAAACTTGTTATAACTGCTCCTTTAATCAAAGAGAAAAAAGGTACTTTTACAGATCTCATAGAGTCCCTTCGCCAAAAGGGGTATGTGCGTGCCATGATAGATGGGGTCATGGTGCGCTTAGATGAGGAGATTGAGCTAGCAAAGACAAAGAAACATACAATCAAAGCTGTTATTGATAGGGTTATACGCAAAGAGGAGAGTGCAACGAGAATTGCTGATGATATCGAAAAAGCGTTAAAGTTAAGTTATGGAGAAGTGGAAGTTGAGGTGCTTAATGCTGAAGAGATGGGAGTACAAAAGCATTACCACTTTAGTGAGCATTTAGCATGTTTTGATTGTAAAGTGAGTTTTGAGCCCCTTGAGCCTCTCACATTTTCTTTCAACTCTCCTAAAGGAGCCTGTCCAGAATGCGATGGATTGGGGATCCGCTATACACTAGATTTGCAAAAGATTATAGATGAGCATAAATCTATTGCCAAGGGGGCAATTAAAATACTCTATGGCTACAACAAGAGCTACTACTTTAATTTTCTCAAGGCTTTTTGTGAGAGTGAAGGTATTGATATCAATACTCCTTACGAAAATTTAGCAGAGTATGAAAAAAAAGCGATCCTCTATGGCTCAGCCCAGGCGGTAAGTTTTCGCTGGAAGTCTCACAATCTCACCCGTATTTGGCCTGGAGTTGTAAAGATCGCTTACGATATGTTTAAAGATGAAAAAGAGCTGGGTGAATATATGAGTGAGAAGGTGTGTGACAAGTGTGGTGGCCATAGGCTCAAGCCCCAAAGTCTTGCAGTCAAAGTTGCTGGTAAAGGTATTGGAGAGATTCTTGATATGCCAATAGAGGATGCGTATGCTTTTTTTAACGAAGAGTCAAATTTTGCTTATCTTACTCCTCAGAAGCAGACCATTGCTGCACCTATTCTTAAAGAGATAAGAGAGCGGCTCTACTTTTTGGTAGATGTGGGACTTGGCTATCTTACTCTTGGCAGAGACGCCCGCACTATAAGTGGAGGAGAGTCCCAGCGTATTAGAATTGCAAGTCAAATTGGTAGTGGACTTACGGGAGTGATGTATGTGCTTGATGAGCCAAGTATAGGTTTGCATGAAAGAGATACCTTAAAACTTATACGCACACTTAAAAATCTCCAAAAAAAAGGCAATACTGTTATAGTAGTTGAGCATGATAAAGAGACAATAGAAGCTGCAGATTTCATCGTTGATATTGGCCCTGGTGCTGGAAAATTTGGGGGAGAGGTGGTCTTTGCTGGAAGTGTGGGTGATCTTAAAAAGAGCGATACACTTACTGCAAAGTATCTTAGTGGCGAGAAAAAAATAGAGTATTTCTACCGCAGACCCCAAGAGGATTGGCTTGCTATAAAAAACGTTACAATCAATAATATAAAAAATCTTGAAGTAGAGTTTCCTTTAAAAAATCTGGTAGCTGTAACAGGTGTGAGTGGTAGCGGGAAGAGCTCATTGGTTTTGCAAACGCTTTTGCCAGTTGCAAAAGAGGCACTCAATAGAGCTAAAAAGGTCAAAAAGATTGCTGGTGTGGAGATCGAGGGATTAGAAAAACTTGATAAAGTGATATATCTTGATCAAAGTCCCATTGGAAGGACTCCTCGCAGCAATCCTGCAACATATACAGGTGTAATGGATGAGATACGCGCTCTCTTTGCAAAAACCAAAGAGGCGCAACTGCGAGGATATGGACCAGGGCGATTTAGTTTTAATGTACCTGGTGGAAGATGTGAGAAATGTAAAGGCGAGGGTGAGCTAAAAATTGAGATGCACTTTTTGCCTGATATCATGATCAAATGTGACGCTTGTAAAGGCAGACGTTACAATGAACAAACCCTTGAAGTAATATATAAAGGTAAAAATATTGCAGATGTACTTGCTATGAGTGTAGATGAAGCACTAGAGTTTTTCAAAGCGATTCCAAAAATTCAAAGAAAACTCCAAACACTACAAGATGTAGGTCTAGGCTATATTACGCTTGGGCAAAATGCTGTAACATTGAGCGGTGGTGAAGCGCAAAGAATTAAGCTAGCAAAGGAACTAAGCAAAAAAGATACTGGTAATACTCTTTACATACTTGATGAGCCAACGACAGGCTTACACTTTGCAGATGTGGATAGGCTTGTTAAAGTGCTCCATTCACTTGTAGAGCTTGGAAATAGTGTGATAGTGATTGAGCATAATCTTGATGTAATTAAAAATGCAGACTATATTATCGATATGGGGCCAGAAGGAGGAAGCAAAGGGGGAAAAGTTATAGCCCAAGGTACACCTGAAGAGGTTGCGCGAAATGCTAAAAAGAGTGGTAGCTTTACAGGTGAGTTTTTGGCTAAAGAGCTTAAAATTGAGTGA